One Gloeobacter morelensis MG652769 DNA window includes the following coding sequences:
- a CDS encoding MGH1-like glycoside hydrolase domain-containing protein, with protein MATDDPLDAESRRLAEEARREQNWKRWGPYLSERQWGTVREDYSQDGSSWEYFPHEQACARAYRWGEDGLLGICDRQGRLCFALALWNGRDPILKERLFGLTNPQGNHGEDVKEYYFYLDSTPTHSYMKALYKYPQRAFPYGQLVEENRRRGPEEPEYELMDTGVFEENRYFDVFAEYAKAGPNDILIRISVANRGPEAAPLHLLPTLWFKNSWSWGRAGESYWPKPQIKANGPGEIVAEHATLGTFRLAAEALPGQSEVQFLFTENETNFERLFGQRNHSPYVKDAFHRYVVEGDNGAINPEAVGTKAAACYALVIPAGETLSVRLRLFLEEEAPPELFGEAFERILARRVAEADFFYNQTAADLLPPEELRVMRQACAGLLWSKQFYHLGLADWFAGDPTHPHSDGRYPRNRDWARHLYNRDVISMPDKWEYPWYATWDLAFHMIPMAKIDPDFAKRQLLLLLREWYMHPNGALPAYEFAFSDANPPVHAWACWRVYKLSAPRGERDPAFLARTFHKLLLNFTWWVNRKDADGQNIFTGGFLGLDNIGIFDRSQPLPTGGRLEQADATAWMAFYSGTMLSMALELASVDPAYEDIASKFFEHFVAIADAMNQVGGSGLWDEQDGFYYDQIRLCECAEAEGKPVPLKVRSLVGLIPLVAVEILDQPIIERLPGFARRMRWFIDNRPELARQIACLRPENGHNRMLLAIPSRERLERILGYLLDENEFLSPYGIRSLSRIHKDHPYTFRVDGEEYKVEYVPGESNTRQFGGNSNWRGPVWFPVNYLLIEALERYHHFYGDSLRVDFPTGSGNKLTLQEVAREIGSRLVHIFTPDASGYCPWHGKTQCFATDPHWQDLTLFHEYFHGETGRGVGASHQTGWTALVARFLFGGHAGIVLSSAR; from the coding sequence ATGGCCACAGACGACCCACTCGATGCGGAATCGCGCCGTCTGGCCGAGGAGGCGCGGCGAGAACAAAACTGGAAGCGCTGGGGACCGTACCTCTCCGAAAGACAATGGGGAACGGTACGCGAAGACTATTCGCAGGACGGCTCCAGCTGGGAGTACTTTCCCCACGAGCAGGCCTGTGCCCGTGCCTACCGCTGGGGCGAAGACGGTCTTTTGGGCATCTGCGATCGCCAGGGGAGGCTGTGTTTTGCCCTGGCGCTCTGGAACGGACGCGATCCGATCCTCAAGGAGCGCCTTTTTGGCCTGACCAATCCCCAGGGCAACCACGGCGAAGACGTCAAAGAGTACTATTTTTACCTCGACAGCACGCCGACGCACTCGTATATGAAGGCTCTGTACAAATATCCGCAGCGAGCTTTTCCCTATGGGCAGCTCGTCGAAGAAAACCGGCGGCGCGGGCCGGAGGAGCCGGAGTACGAATTGATGGACACCGGCGTGTTCGAGGAAAACCGCTACTTCGATGTCTTTGCAGAGTACGCCAAGGCCGGGCCAAACGACATCTTGATTCGGATTAGCGTTGCCAATCGAGGGCCGGAGGCGGCACCGCTGCACCTATTGCCCACCCTCTGGTTCAAAAACAGCTGGTCGTGGGGCCGAGCAGGCGAGAGTTACTGGCCCAAACCGCAGATCAAGGCAAACGGGCCGGGGGAGATCGTGGCAGAGCACGCCACCCTCGGTACTTTCCGGTTGGCGGCGGAGGCCCTGCCTGGACAAAGCGAAGTACAGTTTCTGTTCACGGAGAACGAGACGAACTTTGAACGGTTGTTCGGGCAGCGCAACCACTCCCCCTACGTCAAGGACGCTTTCCACCGCTATGTCGTGGAGGGGGACAACGGGGCAATCAACCCCGAGGCCGTCGGCACCAAAGCCGCCGCCTGTTACGCCCTGGTGATCCCGGCCGGAGAGACGCTCAGCGTGCGCCTGCGGCTATTTCTGGAGGAGGAAGCTCCCCCTGAACTATTTGGAGAAGCTTTCGAGCGGATCCTCGCTCGGCGCGTTGCGGAGGCCGACTTTTTCTACAACCAGACCGCCGCCGACCTGCTGCCGCCCGAGGAACTGCGGGTGATGCGCCAGGCGTGCGCCGGGCTGCTCTGGTCGAAGCAGTTCTACCACCTGGGTCTTGCCGACTGGTTCGCGGGCGATCCGACCCACCCCCACAGCGACGGCCGCTACCCGCGCAACCGCGACTGGGCGCGGCACCTCTACAACCGCGACGTGATCTCGATGCCCGATAAGTGGGAGTACCCCTGGTACGCCACCTGGGATCTGGCCTTTCATATGATCCCGATGGCCAAGATCGACCCGGATTTTGCCAAGCGGCAACTCTTGCTGTTGCTGCGCGAATGGTATATGCACCCGAATGGAGCGCTGCCCGCCTACGAATTTGCTTTTTCCGACGCCAACCCGCCCGTGCACGCCTGGGCCTGCTGGCGGGTTTACAAACTGTCCGCTCCCAGAGGCGAGCGCGATCCGGCGTTTCTGGCCCGCACCTTTCACAAACTGCTGCTCAATTTCACCTGGTGGGTCAACCGCAAGGATGCCGACGGCCAGAATATTTTCACCGGTGGCTTTTTGGGCCTGGATAACATCGGCATCTTCGATCGCTCCCAGCCGCTACCCACCGGCGGCCGTCTGGAACAGGCCGACGCCACCGCCTGGATGGCTTTTTACTCGGGCACGATGCTCTCGATGGCACTCGAATTGGCCTCGGTGGACCCGGCCTACGAAGATATTGCCTCCAAGTTCTTCGAGCACTTCGTAGCGATTGCCGATGCGATGAACCAGGTCGGCGGTTCGGGGCTCTGGGACGAGCAAGACGGCTTTTACTACGACCAGATTCGTCTTTGCGAGTGCGCGGAGGCTGAAGGCAAACCTGTCCCGCTCAAAGTGCGCTCGCTGGTGGGGCTCATCCCGCTGGTGGCCGTCGAAATTCTGGATCAACCCATCATCGAGCGGCTGCCGGGTTTTGCACGGCGGATGCGCTGGTTTATCGACAATCGCCCCGAACTTGCCCGCCAGATCGCCTGCCTGCGGCCGGAGAACGGCCACAATCGCATGTTGCTGGCAATTCCAAGTCGCGAGCGGCTGGAGCGAATACTGGGCTATCTACTCGATGAAAATGAATTTCTCTCCCCCTACGGCATCCGCTCCCTGTCGCGTATCCACAAAGATCACCCCTATACCTTCCGCGTGGACGGCGAGGAGTACAAAGTCGAGTACGTGCCCGGCGAATCGAATACCCGTCAGTTCGGGGGCAATTCCAACTGGCGCGGCCCTGTCTGGTTTCCGGTGAACTATCTACTGATCGAGGCTCTGGAGCGCTACCACCACTTCTACGGCGACAGCCTGAGAGTCGATTTTCCCACCGGCTCGGGCAACAAACTCACCCTCCAGGAGGTCGCCCGGGAGATCGGCTCCCGGCTGGTGCACATTTTTACCCCCGACGCATCGGGCTACTGTCCCTGGCACGGCAAAACGCAATGTTTTGCAACCGATCCCCACTGGCAAGATCTGACTCTTTTTCACGAATACTTCCATGGTGAGACCGGCCGGGGGGTGGGTGCCAGCCACCAGACCGGGTGGACCGCCCTGGTCGCCCGCTTCCTGTTTGGTGGCCACGCCGGTATTGTCCTTTCCAGCGCGAGATAG
- a CDS encoding GNAT family N-acyltransferase has translation MHSSIPADNSAPVSLAYYLLHPPDDHGLSVRREAAWNDTFYGRLLVSSLKLRTQVLRNSGVYHKAESKLCVDELDDYAYHLLCINGDNCCVGAIRFLEHERLQRVGLQSGIEKLARWAAPKIPAYRAAVEMVERSREAKKRLVEAGMLVVRTDLQKVSSIALGLTMLSIRYGRQQGFDLALCSAGVLHGASLYRRLGFADFVDAEGRPLAPLAHPELADQVTFQYLELQAQPEARICRLQERYGNVARELKYLDGLLHAA, from the coding sequence ATGCATTCGTCGATTCCCGCGGACAACTCCGCGCCTGTCTCGCTCGCCTACTACCTTCTTCATCCGCCCGATGACCACGGTTTGAGTGTCCGTCGCGAAGCAGCCTGGAACGATACCTTCTACGGCAGGCTGTTGGTTTCTTCTTTGAAGCTGCGCACGCAAGTGCTTAGAAACAGCGGCGTTTACCACAAAGCAGAAAGCAAACTGTGCGTCGATGAACTCGACGATTACGCTTATCATCTGTTGTGTATTAACGGCGACAATTGTTGCGTGGGCGCGATCCGTTTTCTCGAGCATGAGCGCCTGCAGCGGGTGGGATTGCAGAGCGGCATAGAAAAATTGGCCCGCTGGGCTGCTCCCAAAATCCCCGCTTACCGGGCGGCCGTCGAAATGGTGGAACGGTCGCGCGAGGCAAAAAAGCGCCTGGTCGAAGCCGGAATGCTGGTGGTGCGGACCGATTTGCAAAAAGTATCGAGTATCGCCTTGGGACTGACTATGCTCAGCATCCGATACGGGCGTCAGCAAGGGTTCGACCTTGCCTTGTGCAGCGCGGGAGTCCTTCACGGGGCGTCGCTATACCGGCGATTGGGATTTGCAGATTTCGTCGATGCCGAGGGCCGGCCCCTCGCCCCGCTCGCCCATCCGGAACTGGCTGATCAAGTCACCTTTCAGTATCTCGAATTGCAAGCCCAACCCGAGGCGCGGATTTGCCGTCTGCAGGAGCGCTACGGCAATGTAGCGCGGGAGCTGAAGTATCTGGACGGACTGCTGCACGCAGCTTGA
- a CDS encoding SMP-30/gluconolactonase/LRE family protein encodes MLPYRIGIAHAQAGAPVETLITFDPTTGELPEGVTVDNCGNVYVGIVSTGELRKLSTTGEQLTLATLDTGRGPEAGYGLVGLAVDPAGNVYAALASFVEATHGVWRVRPDGASERLAVLPVTTVPNALAFDRRGNLFVSDSLGGKIYRVARGARLAEVWSSDPRLVGDLSLGLEAVGANGVAFYSGALFVANSDAARIYRIPVAPDGSAGRPVLHFDGIQVPRHRLRRAGEPVCRHRPRQYSDQGRCRRHRAGLGLGGGWP; translated from the coding sequence ATGCTTCCCTACCGCATCGGAATCGCCCACGCTCAAGCGGGTGCACCGGTCGAGACACTCATCACCTTCGACCCCACCACTGGAGAATTGCCGGAGGGGGTCACCGTCGATAACTGTGGCAATGTCTACGTGGGCATCGTCAGCACGGGCGAGCTCCGCAAGCTGAGCACCACCGGCGAGCAGTTGACTCTCGCAACCCTGGATACGGGCAGGGGACCGGAGGCGGGCTACGGGCTGGTGGGACTGGCGGTGGATCCTGCAGGTAATGTCTATGCGGCGCTCGCCTCGTTTGTGGAGGCCACCCACGGTGTCTGGCGCGTCCGCCCCGACGGAGCGAGCGAACGCCTGGCCGTCCTGCCCGTGACCACGGTGCCAAACGCCCTGGCCTTTGACCGGCGCGGCAATCTTTTTGTCTCGGACTCGTTGGGCGGCAAGATTTACCGCGTTGCCCGCGGCGCGCGCCTCGCCGAGGTGTGGTCGTCGGATCCGCGGCTGGTGGGCGACCTTTCTCTGGGTCTGGAGGCCGTCGGCGCCAACGGCGTCGCCTTCTACAGCGGGGCTTTGTTCGTCGCCAATTCGGACGCCGCCCGCATCTACCGCATCCCGGTCGCCCCCGACGGCAGCGCCGGAAGGCCTGTCCTGCACTTTGACGGCATACAGGTTCCCCGGCATCGCCTTCGACGTGCCGGGGAACCTGTATGCCGTCACCGGCCCCGGCAATACTCTGATCAAGGTCGCTGCAGACGGCACCGAGCAGGTCTTGGCCTCGGTGGAGGATGGCCTTGA